caggtgagattgcagtcaagggctaacttgtatctgaataaaaaaaatccattcTCAATGAACTCTGCATCTATCTATCCTCTACTGCACCTAAGGGCTTACCATTCTATCGTCAGATCCATAAAGCGATTTCTATACACCCTAATCTACACAAAACATCCCCAGCTCTAACCAAAATCAGAATCAGTAACGAGGCGCGGCGTAGCCAATTAATGTGCGAGGGTGACTGATAAAGAGATCACATTCTACTTGTAACACAAAATGCTACAATTCTAAATGCTAGTTCTCTCTACATTTTATTATGGTCTCTGCTAAATAATtggtagggagtcaagaaggcgccccgggaaaatgccaagagcaagtaccgaacgggcgccctctcGCGATTCGGCCCGTAagtataaccgagaggttggtggggccatgggaggtggagggttgtcccaagTCTCTgctgaattttattttaattgtctATGAACTTTGCGCTTATCAGTAGGTAACAAGGCTTAGGTACCTTCTATTTCTTTTACAACCTCTTCCATTAcgctgatttatttaaaataggtaggtatattccgcgacaggttgagatgacaatgaGGGTCATGGTATTAGgcgggggtatgaggcgggggacgccccgcaaacccacaCGTTACCCGCATTGGGGTAgggtgggggctgtgcgggtgtgcggagcattccctctccgattgccatttcaattaGGGATATTTAATTTGGCTCATCCAATCCTTTTACATCTGTGCTAAAAGTTATGTTAGGGAAGTGAACTTTTTCGGATGGTTCAGGTAATAAGGCATCCTTATGTGGATTGTGCAAACCTGAAGACATGGTTGGCTACACTCAGTTAGGTTGGTGGTTACATACCTCACACTTTGCAGGGGCAGTAAATTTCAGAACGGTAAATCAAAAGCGAAGAATCCCGGAATTGAACCAGGGCTCTTATTGATTCACTAATTGAAAGACTGGGCCGGAAAGCTGCTTGAATTTTGTTTACCACTAAAATTGGCCATCTGgtccattttttagggttccgtacctcaaaaggaaaaacggaacccttattatataggaacactttgttatctgtctgtctgtcaagaaacctacagggtacttcccgttgacctagaatcatgaaatttggcaggtaggtaggtcttatagcagacattaggggaaaaatctgaaaaccgtgaatttagggttacgtcgcacaaaaaaaattaaattgtggtcatgaactaaaaattagtgtttttacaagtaaaataactatatcaaatagggtatcatatgaaagggcttcacctgagcattctaaaacagattttatttatttttatgtattatagttttaaattatcgtacaaaatgtcgaaaaaatacgacggtaGTACGGGaccgtcgttgcgcgagcctgactcgcacttggccggttttttgggtATTTGGTAAAAGTATTACAATTCGGTGCACATTACCTGGACCCGCCGgacctttgttattttgatcaaaaagttttttgaaaaagaaataaaagaggATATCGATTCTTAAAATGTTTAATGATGATTTGCTACTAGttctaatatttacaaaataaattcttAACAACTAATATTGCACATGAATAATCattaaataacaataacaaaGTTTTGATTCAACATTTTAACAGGAATCTAACATAATCGAAAGAGTCTTAAAGATTTCTATGAATTTTTATGAATAGAAGGAAATCCCCATCAATACATCTAGAACATTATTTGTTAGACACCTATTTATGAAGGAGAGGTCCCCCATTTTGAGGgtaaaattgtttgtttttcttATTATAGTTCTGAGTAGGTGATACGTCATCCAAGTCGCCTTCCTTATCCTGATGTGCCGTCATATGTCGGGTCAAATGATGTCTCTCTCTAAAACTTTCGTTACAAACTGGACACTTCAGTTTTTCCTCTCTTTTCCTCCTATGTGGGTCCGCAGCCGTTTCACTCTTGTGATGAGTTCTCATGTGATAAACCAAGTCCGAAGTCATTCTAAAACTTATACTGCATTTTGCGCACACATTTTGAGCTGGCAACGAAAATGCAGCGATAGTTGACGGTAAAAGGGTACTTAGAATTGCTGCTGCAGGGTTAGCGATCAAAGGATTTACCGGTTCTCGAGGAGGTCCAGAAAATTTTATAAAGTCAGGGTTCGGAGGCTGAAAATTTTGAACACCAAAAGGATAAGACGGTCCCGCCTGTAGATAAGGTAGCTCGGGTCTGAAGGGcaaaaaattcattttattaggtGACATTTGTGGTGTCTTCGAGTATTGCTTCCCTTGGTACTCCACCGCTTTAAATGTTGCACTCGTTCTCTGTACAGGACTAGATTCAGGATAATTTGGCGAAGAAGAAGGAACGTTTTGTCCTTTGAAAAAGTTGTGACCATTAAATAAATGAGCGGGGGACAGGAGATTGTTGAAGCTTGATTTATTGTAGCTCGGTGGGGTGGAAGCGGACAGTGGTGGACTTACTGAATTCTGATAGAGAAGATTATCAGGACTGACCGATGGGTTTGGTGATCGGACACTGAAGTTGGATACTTTCGTGAACGCACTTTTCGGCGATATCTCATGGGATTTTTCTCCAAATCGACTTTCAAACCTTGCTCTTGACTGTATGCTGATAAGAGTGGGATCatcaaatattttgtttttgtattcgGGCAAAAATTTCGGTTGCCGCGCTGCACTCTCGTTCGAGTTGGGTCGGCTTCTCGATTCAGACGTATCGGAATCACTGCAATATATGGACTTACTTGGATACTCGTCCGTGCCGACGTCAATGTTAACATCGGAACCAAAACCCGGAGATATGTTGTTGTTCATACGTCCTCGATCTTCGTCTAGATCTTTAGAATCCAATGTATTATCGTTGGAATAATCGCTATGTTTGTAAATGTCCGCCACCCTTTTAGACGGTTCCCACTCTTCTGTATTAAATAATTGTTTGGAAACACGCAACTGTCTTTCTGGCTGTGAATGGCGAACTTTTTCATCCGGCATCATTAAAAAAGCCACATCGAAAGATCGTTTCGATGCCTTCCCTTGATTGAGAACTGTTGCTTGCATGTCTGTCTTCGTGTTTTGCGAAGTTTTGGCACTTTCAATATTTAAACTAGTCTCTTTAGAGTCGGGAGACTGCTCTTTATAATTTTGATAATTGTTTTGAACGTCCATTGTCATTGTTTTCTCATTTAATTTAATCGCACTcgaaattaaaacttttctcACTTATATCGCTACGACCTGTACGGAAATGCGTGCGTACTACCCGTTAGTAACTCTGCGAATGCGAGAGTAAAGCGAGGGTGAAAAATATATAAGTGGGGTTTGAAACTACCCTTGGTAGAAGGCTTTCGAGGCGAGAGGCGGGGCCGACCGACCAATGAACGGCGAGAGAGAGGCGTGATTGGAACCGTCGGTCCAATCACTGAAGGTTCAGACGATAGCGAGCAGGAGAGCTCAATCACCGGGTCAAGATAATAATAGCTGCCGCGAATTGAGAGCGCATTGAATTGTGGTAGGGTCACCTCGACAAAGACAGTATGATATTGAAAATCGAGAACCGCTTCTTCGTATTGTATGCTTGCGAAAATGTTTCaatgggatttttttaaaaacatctttTGAGTTTTTACTTGTAATGTTTCACTgactaaaatttttaaaaaagaacaaatcGATTCTTACcttcattttaatttcaatacttgtatatagttataaatttttcgTTTTTTATCATTAGATTTAtatcattataattataattttgcctaatttaaataatctagtggaataattttggaaattccaaatttatctagcaataataggtacctacctaccttaaaaaacttttttgtataaaaattgaTGTTTCATGCCTTATAGCTAAAAGTTCCATTATTATCTTCTATTTATCTCCCCAAACAAGGCACTAGAAAAACTCCAACGATTATGATTGcaataaatatgttttatatGTGGCATAAAAAATGATACTCCGGCTATAGGCGGCGTAACCCCCGACTGTATGGATGAGATTGCGAATAATGCTATTAACACAGACGCTTCTTCTCAAATTGATATCCTACACCATAACAACACAACGTAATCTGAACCTTAAACTACACCAGACAAAGTCCAAAATCATTTGTACAAAGCCAACGCAAGTATAGAAAACAATGACAATGTAAATTACACTTTACCTACGTTAGAATAAAGTAGAAGTTTAATCGATAGAAAGCACGTAGCAAAGTGCTAAGGAGACTCAAATGAGTTCTGTTCGGTAGTGGGTAATGATAATAAGATGGGCGCAGACGTTAAAGGAAAGCCATTTGTCAgatttttgccattttttgTCCATTCTTTGGGAATCTGTTCCATTTATTTTAGGTGTCGCGTTAATGAGATTCTTTAAGTCCTTAGTAATTTAGATGTTTTATGGCTGGGGAAATAGAAAATACTTTTTAGATCTACTTATTTAGTTTTTGTACGCCCAATAGCAAAACAATAATTGAACGCACATCATGTGTATAATCAAAATGCACAAAATGCTTTGAAGATTTAGGCCTATCTAGTTGTCAGCCATTTTTATGTTTTCCAAAATAGCGGCCATGCATAAAACCTGCAGGTGCAGGAAACATGTTTTCTGGTGGGTAGACTGTTGTATGATGACGCCACCAGTACGATAGCTTATACCTATCATGGAAACCTGACAATTTGGAAGAGTTTGTCTTATAAATATATATCGTAAAACTCTGAAGTGTAACTATCAAATGAGTGCGTATAACCGCCCTAGATTTATATTGTCTTTTGGCAGAGTTAAATGCTTTGAATTGATATTCAATTGTTCTCATAATCGGTCTGATCTCCAATAAATACGCCTAAGAAGtgacatattataatgtttagCCGATAAGTAATTTGTGGCACGCGATCGGGCTTAAGCCGCACGTGCCAGGGGTAGGAATATATTTTGGAGGTGATAATTGTACACTGGTGTTACCAGAAGAACGAAAGTGGTGccctcatttaatttaattccaaCTCTTTTCGGTCGATCTACACTTGATTTTGCCTCTTACAGCTATCATATTAGTTGAAACTTTGAAAGTCAATCTGAAATAACACATTAATTATTGAACACCattttaaatttacatttatACCTTATTAAGGAATCTTAatatacctcatcatcatcatcatcatcaactgatagacgtccacagctggacatagaggtctcttgtaaggacttccacacgccacggtcttgcgccgcctgaatccagcagcttcctgcgactcgtctgatgtcgtgcGGTCcgacctagtgggggatcttccaacgctgcgtcttccggtgcgaggtcgccattccagcaccttgagaccccaacgtctatcgggttTACGAACTACGAGTATGTGCgttacccattgccacttcgctttgcaacccgttgagctatgtcgattactctagttctcctacggatctcctcatttctgatttgatcacgtagagaaactccaagcaaagctctttccatcgcccgctgagtgaacAAATTAGATTATTTGTGAGAGAACAAATTAATAAGCAATGATAATTTTCTTTTCATTATAG
This genomic window from Maniola hyperantus chromosome 5, iAphHyp1.2, whole genome shotgun sequence contains:
- the LOC117982206 gene encoding uncharacterized protein, with product MTMDVQNNYQNYKEQSPDSKETSLNIESAKTSQNTKTDMQATVLNQGKASKRSFDVAFLMMPDEKVRHSQPERQLRVSKQLFNTEEWEPSKRVADIYKHSDYSNDNTLDSKDLDEDRGRMNNNISPGFGSDVNIDVGTDEYPSKSIYCSDSDTSESRSRPNSNESAARQPKFLPEYKNKIFDDPTLISIQSRARFESRFGEKSHEISPKSAFTKVSNFSVRSPNPSVSPDNLLYQNSVSPPLSASTPPSYNKSSFNNLLSPAHLFNGHNFFKGQNVPSSSPNYPESSPVQRTSATFKAVEYQGKQYSKTPQMSPNKMNFLPFRPELPYLQAGPSYPFGVQNFQPPNPDFIKFSGPPREPVNPLIANPAAAILSTLLPSTIAAFSLPAQNVCAKCSISFRMTSDLVYHMRTHHKSETAADPHRRKREEKLKCPVCNESFRERHHLTRHMTAHQDKEGDLDDVSPTQNYNKKNKQFYPQNGGPLLHK